The genomic interval TCTGCATGATGATCAGCAGCTGCCCGTCCTCCCGTTCAAAGCGGGAGCGTTCGTCCGGGTCAAGCGGGTAGGAGAGGTAGTCGAGGTCCAGCCCGGTTTCCCGGGCGACGCGGGCGAGTTCCTCGGGGGTGGGATCAGCAGCGTTGATCCAGCAGCCGTCGATGTACCCGTCAATGGTGTTCAGTTTGCCGCCGACGCTGCGGTAGTACGTCAGCATGCGCGGCCTGCCTGGGTGGGGTGGTGCATGACGCGACCTCCGTGGGGGGGTGAGACGTGATCAGAGGCCGAAAACTGGGCGGTTCGCCGTCCAGGGTGTGGGGGTCTGGGTTCACGTCATCACCTCCTTTTCGGGGCGCGCCGACCTCAAGGTGGGAGCGCAGCGCCGGTCATGCTAGCCCCCGCGTGTGGCGGGCGGCAAGGGCTGCGCCTCCCGGCTCCCGGGGGTGGGAGGGGAGGCGCTGGGGGGTGGGGGGCTTACAGGCCGAAGTGGACGCGGTTCTTGACGATGAACTCTTCCTCGCCGCCCGGAACGTCCTCTTCAGGGAAGATGGCGCTGACGGGGCAGGCGGGAACGCACGCGCCGCAGTCGATGCATTCGTCGGGGTGGATCACGAACTGGTCACCGCCGTCATAGATGCATTCCACCGGGCAGACCTCG from Deinococcus taeanensis carries:
- a CDS encoding ferredoxin encodes the protein MPHVIVSPCIGVKDQACTEVCPVECIYDGGDQFVIHPDECIDCGACVPACPVSAIFPEEDVPGGEEEFIVKNRVHFGL